The following proteins are encoded in a genomic region of Lemur catta isolate mLemCat1 chromosome 10, mLemCat1.pri, whole genome shotgun sequence:
- the PTGDS gene encoding prostaglandin-H2 D-isomerase encodes MATPRLLWMGVVLLGILGVLQTQAQATVSVQPDFQQDKFLGRWFSAGLASNSSWFREKKAALSMCKSEVAPTADGGLNLTSTFLRKNQCETRTMLLRPAGPPGAYSYQSPHWGSTYYVSVVETDYTEYALLHSEGSKSPGQDFRMATLYTRTQTPRTELKEKFTTFCEAQGFTEDTIVFLPQTDKCMTEPE; translated from the exons ATGGCCACTCCACGCTTGCTGTGGATGGGGGTGGTCCTGTTGGGGATCCTGGGGGTCCTGCAGACCCAGGCCCAGGCCACGGTCTCTGTGCAGCCTGACTTCCAACAGGACAAG TTCCTGGGGCGCTGGTTCAGTGCGGGCCTCGCCTCCAACTCGAGCTGGTTCCGGGAGAAGAAGGCGGCGCTGTCCATGTGCAAGTCGGAGGTGGCCCCGACCGCGGACGGCGGCCTCAACCTCACCTCTACTTTCCTCAG GAAAAACCAGTGTGAGACCCGGACTATGCTGCTGCGGCCCGCGGGGCCTCCCGGCGCCTACAGCTACCAGAGTCCCC ACTGGGGCAGCACCTACTACGTCTCGGTGGTGGAGACGGACTACACAGAGTACGCCCTGCTGCACAGCGAGGGCAGCAAGAGCCCCGGCCAGGACTTCCGCATGGCCACGCTCTACA cccgcACCCAGACCCCCAGGACTGAGTTAAAAGAGAAATTCACCACCTTTTGCGAGGCCCAGGGCTTCACAGAGGATACCATTGTCTTCTTGCCCCAAACCG ATAAATGCATGACGGAGCCAGAATAG